The genomic DNA CGATTCGATCTTGGTCATGTTGAGGCCATGGGAGGCAAACGGACGCAACAAGTCGTATAGCGCACCCACCTTATCTTTGACCGACAACATCAGCGACGTTTTATCGCGCCCGGTTCGCTCCGGCGCCTTCTGCGACAACACCAGAAAACGCGTGAAGTTGTTGATGTTGTCTTCGATCCGGGCCGTGATGACCTTCAGTCCGTACAACTGGGACGCCAGTTCGGACGCGATGGCTGCAGCCGACGGATCGTCGACGGACAGTTCAGCCGCCCGTGCCGTACTGGCCACTTCGGACACCGGCACGTGAGGCAAATTCGTTTCCAACCAATTGCGACATTGAGCAATGGCATGCGGGTGCGAATAGATCCGCTTGATCTCTCCTGCGACCCCGCTCTTGGACATCAGGTGATGCGCCACTTCCTGCAACACCTCTCCATAGATGAGCAGACTGGAATCGACGAACATATCCAGCGTGTGATTGACTACGCCTTCGGTGGTGTTTTCGATGGGCACGACGCCAAAATGGGCTCGACCACGCTCGACTTCGCTGAACACATCTTTGATGCTGTTGACAGGAATGTATTGGGCAGACGACCCGAACTTCTGCATGCAGGCCATGTGCGTAAATGTCGCTCGCGGGCCGAGATAGGCGACCTTCTGAGGCCCCTCAAGGGACAACGAGGCCGACATGATCTCTCGATACACCGCCCGGATGGCATCGGTGGGAAAGGGACCGGTATTTTGCTTGCTGAGGCGTTCAAAAATCGCCGCCTCTCGGGCCGGCGTGTGCAGATGCGCTTCCGCATCTCTCTGTTTCTTGAGTTTTCCAATTTCGATCACGGACTTCGAGCGCTCGTTCAAGAGGCGCAAAATCTGATCGTCGATCCGATCGATTTCCTGGCGATGTCCTTGCAGGTCATCAGACATGACGGGGGGACTCCCTCCTCGCGACACCTGCCTTTAGAGAGACGAGGCCGCGAAACGATTCCAAGCCAACGGGATGAACTTGGACAAGTGAGTATCCTACAGGAGCCGGCGAGGGCATTGCAAGGATAGGTGTGGGGATTCAAGGAGTTGTGACGGATGTGTCGTCATCGGAGAGCGGCAGAAGGTCTTTCTGTTTTTTGAAATGGTCGAAGGCCAGCCTGGTCGCCTGCCGGCCGCGGCCGGTGCGTTCCAGAAACCCGGCTTGGATCAGATACGGCTCATAGACGTCCTCCAGCGTACCCCGGTCCTCCTGCACCGCCGCCGCTAAAGAATCCACCCCGACCGGTCCGCCGTTGAACTTCTCCATGACGGTCAGGAGAATGCGCCGGTCCATCTCATCCAATCCGGCGGCATCGACTGCCAACCAGACCAACGCGTCCTGCGCCACCTGCTTGGTGATACGTCCACCGGCCTTGATCTCGGCATAGTCCCTGATACGTTTAATCAGCCGATTCACGATACGCGGTGTGCCGCGAGCCCGGCGAGCAATTTCCGCAGCACCTGCCTCGTCGATCGGAATATTCAGCAGCCCTGCCGACCGTGTAACGATCGATGTAAGTTCCTGTGACGAATAAAACTCCAGCCTGTGAACCAAACCGAACCGGTCCCGCAACGGCGACGTCAATGCTCCGGCCCTGGTCGTGGCTCCGACCAGCGTAAACCGCGGCAATTCCAGCTTCACGGTTCTCGTGGAGGCCCCTTGACCGACCACCAGATCCAGTTGGTAGTCCTCCATGGCCGGGTACAGGGCCTCCTCGACAGAGGCCGGGAGGCGGTGGATTTCGTCGATGAACAACACATCCCGTTCCTGCAAATTCGTCAGAATCGCAGCCAGATCCCCGGCATGGCTCAGGACTAAGCCCGAGGTCGACCGAATCGCTGAGCCCATCTCCCGCGCAATGATATGCGCAATCGTGGTCTTTCCGAGCCCCGGCGGCCCGTAAAAAATGGCATGGTCCAGCGCCTCACCACGGCGTTTGGCCGCCTCGATACAGATCTCCAGGGATTCCTTCATCCGTGACTGACCGACATACTCCTGCAAGCTGTGCGGGCGCAGCGCGGCTTCAAGGCCACGTTCGTCGTCGGTCAATTGATTGCTTACCGTGCGGTCAGACATGGGACGATCCTGTTCGACAATGCGTCGGCGTTATCTGGCCTCGGGTGAGGGCCTGAATTTCGGCGGCGGCGGCACGGCCCCTTGACCTGGCGCAGCCGTACTGCCGCAATCAGGCGGGCACCTGACTCCACCCTGACCGGGATTGGGCATGGTTGATCCCATGTTCTGTAACTGGCATTGCGACACCAGCCCACCATCTACAGAGCCGCAACGCGAGGGGACGTTCGAGCGCCCCACTTCTACATACCCTTCGGGACAGGTGCCGCAGACGGAGAGCATGTTGCCCCCGAGCGGCACGCACTGCACCAGGGACGGCTCGCCGTCCTTGCACAGCTCCGGCGCATGGGTCACACCGGTTGTGGCATAGCCCTCCGGGCACATTCCGCAAGTCTTGCGGATGCTCTTCGGTTCCTCCACACCATCGGCCGCGCCGACTAACCCGGCGGATCCGGACGAGACCATCGCGGCCACAATGACCAGCCTCACCGTACCGACTAACCGGCGACTACCCCACCACCTGCGCAACGACTTCATCATGCGTCACCCCTTGGCCAGGTCTTTGAGTGCCTCACGAATCGCGCCTTCCAGTCCCTGCGCCATAGCGCCGGACTTTTCGATCCTCTTCAACGCTTCTTTCACATCCGGTTGTCGATAGCCCAAATTCACAAGGGCCGACAGGGCGTCCTCATAGAGCCGATTCGCAGATCGTCCGCTCCCCGGCTCGGCCGGTTCGCCCGCTGGATGCAACCGCGCGACCTTGTCCTTCAATTCCAGCGCGATCCTCGCCGCAGACTTTTTCCCGATCCCGGACACCGTACCCAGCTTCTCAATATCACCGGCCTGGATGGCGGAAAAGAGATCGCGGACCGAGAGGGTGGACAGGACACTTAGTCCCAATTTGGGTCCTATGCCGGAGATCCCCGTCAGCAACAGAAAGGCTTCTTTCTCCGCGGCGGTCAGAAATCCATAGAGTTGAATCGCATCCTCACGCACATGGGTATGGATGCTGAGCGTGACAAGCTCATGCTGATGAGGAAGAGAATAGTAGGTACTGAGGGGAATCAATACTTCGTAGCCGACACCATGCACATCGAGCGTGACGTGCGAAGGCGCCTTGAAGGCCATGAGGCCCGTCAGTAAGGCGATCATGTGATCAACAGGGGGGTGTGATGCGAAGGGCCCGAGAGGCTGGCTGCGTGCGCGTCGATGCTCGGTGCCAATCCTTCAGAATCAGGCGGTAGCGGCAGCCACCTTCTCCATGACCTCGTCGGAGATGTCAAAGTTCGCATAGACCTTCTGCACATCGTCGTGCTCATCCAGAATTTCCATGAGCTTCAACATTTGCTCAGCAGCCTTCTCCTCCAGCGCGATCGTATTCTGCGGGATGAAGTTCAATTCGGCAAGCGTGCACTCGATTTTCGCATCGCTGAGCGCCTTTTTGACCGCCTCAAAATCGTGGGTGTCGGTGAGGATTTCAAAGGCCTTGTCTGTCACTTTCACATCTTCGGCGCCGGCTTCCAAAGCTAAGCTTAGCAGCGCATCCTCTTCTACCTTCCCCTTCTCAAGGACCAAGACCCCTTTTTTATGGAACTGCCAGGCCACCGCGCCCGCCTCCGCCATATTGCCGCCGTTCTTGGTCAACAAATTGCGGATCTCGGCCACGGTACGATTTCGATTATCGGAGGTGATCTCCATCAGCACCGCCGTCCCTCCTGGACCGTACCCTTCGAGCGTGAACTCCTCATACGTCACACCGGGCAATTCACCCGTGCCGCGCTGGATGGCCTTCTTCATGTTATCGCCGGGCATGTTGGCTTCTTTGGCCTTCGCAATGGCCAGTCGCAAGCGTGGATTGCCATCGGGGTCCCCGCCTGATCGAGCCGCAATCGTCAACTCGCGGATAATACGGGTAAAGACTTTCCCCCGCTTGGCGTCGACCGCTGATTTATGCCGCTTGATTGTTGCCCAATGACTGTGGCCACCCATGGCGACTCCTCTTGGCCTGGACCGACCGCCTGTCGATCGAGTCCAACGCTCATTGATATGCTGATTCAAAAGGTAGAGCTAACACAGTCCTCACAGAAGTGTCAACGCGAGGCCGGCCCCCTGTGGCCAGGGGAATGTCCTACTCTGAATAGATGAGCAACTGAAGCCC from Nitrospira sp. ND1 includes the following:
- a CDS encoding YebC/PmpR family DNA-binding transcriptional regulator, which codes for MGGHSHWATIKRHKSAVDAKRGKVFTRIIRELTIAARSGGDPDGNPRLRLAIAKAKEANMPGDNMKKAIQRGTGELPGVTYEEFTLEGYGPGGTAVLMEITSDNRNRTVAEIRNLLTKNGGNMAEAGAVAWQFHKKGVLVLEKGKVEEDALLSLALEAGAEDVKVTDKAFEILTDTHDFEAVKKALSDAKIECTLAELNFIPQNTIALEEKAAEQMLKLMEILDEHDDVQKVYANFDISDEVMEKVAAATA
- the pheA gene encoding prephenate dehydratase; translated protein: MSDDLQGHRQEIDRIDDQILRLLNERSKSVIEIGKLKKQRDAEAHLHTPAREAAIFERLSKQNTGPFPTDAIRAVYREIMSASLSLEGPQKVAYLGPRATFTHMACMQKFGSSAQYIPVNSIKDVFSEVERGRAHFGVVPIENTTEGVVNHTLDMFVDSSLLIYGEVLQEVAHHLMSKSGVAGEIKRIYSHPHAIAQCRNWLETNLPHVPVSEVASTARAAELSVDDPSAAAIASELASQLYGLKVITARIEDNINNFTRFLVLSQKAPERTGRDKTSLMLSVKDKVGALYDLLRPFASHGLNMTKIESRPSRRKAWEYIFFVDIEGHIDEERVKKAAEEVKSRCLFMKILGSYPAYS
- the ruvA gene encoding Holliday junction branch migration protein RuvA; translation: MIALLTGLMAFKAPSHVTLDVHGVGYEVLIPLSTYYSLPHQHELVTLSIHTHVREDAIQLYGFLTAAEKEAFLLLTGISGIGPKLGLSVLSTLSVRDLFSAIQAGDIEKLGTVSGIGKKSAARIALELKDKVARLHPAGEPAEPGSGRSANRLYEDALSALVNLGYRQPDVKEALKRIEKSGAMAQGLEGAIREALKDLAKG
- the ruvB gene encoding Holliday junction branch migration DNA helicase RuvB, with product MSDRTVSNQLTDDERGLEAALRPHSLQEYVGQSRMKESLEICIEAAKRRGEALDHAIFYGPPGLGKTTIAHIIAREMGSAIRSTSGLVLSHAGDLAAILTNLQERDVLFIDEIHRLPASVEEALYPAMEDYQLDLVVGQGASTRTVKLELPRFTLVGATTRAGALTSPLRDRFGLVHRLEFYSSQELTSIVTRSAGLLNIPIDEAGAAEIARRARGTPRIVNRLIKRIRDYAEIKAGGRITKQVAQDALVWLAVDAAGLDEMDRRILLTVMEKFNGGPVGVDSLAAAVQEDRGTLEDVYEPYLIQAGFLERTGRGRQATRLAFDHFKKQKDLLPLSDDDTSVTTP